In one Perca fluviatilis chromosome 7, GENO_Pfluv_1.0, whole genome shotgun sequence genomic region, the following are encoded:
- the lin28aa gene encoding protein lin-28 homolog A isoform X3 — protein sequence MGFGFLSMTNREGVLLDEPVDVFVHQSKLHMEGFRSLKEGEAVEFTFKKSSKGLESQRVTGPDGIHCVGSERRPKGKKVQKRRLKGDRCYNCGGLDHHAKECKLPPQPKKCHFCQSIDHMVANCPIKAQQSSPGSQGKPSSLKGDEEEHSLSAPPPETSD from the exons ATGGGCTTCGGGTTCCTGTCCATGACCAACCGTGAGGGAGTGCTACTGGACGAACCGGTTGATGTATTTGTCCATCAG AGCAAGTTGCACATGGAGGGCTTCCGTAGCCTAAAGGAAGGTGAGGCAGTTGAGTTTACCTTCAAGAAGTCATCAAAGGGCCTGGAGTCGCAGAGAGTTACCGGACCAGACGGCATCCACTGTGTGGGCAGTGAAAGGAGACCCAAAGGCAAGAAGGTCCAGAAGCGACGTTTGAAGGGAGATAG GTGCTACAACTGCGGAGGCCTGGACCACCATGCTAAAGAGTGCAAGCTACCACCCCAGCCCAAGAAGTGCCATTTCTGCCAGAGCATCGACCACATGGTTGCCAACTGCCCAATCAAAGCACAACAGTCCTCACCGGGTTCTCAGGGAAAACCGTCCTCCTTGAAAGGTGACGAGGAGGAGCACAGCCTTTCGGCCCCGCCACCCGAGACCTCCGATTAA
- the lin28aa gene encoding protein lin-28 homolog A isoform X2 — protein sequence MAEGVCKTEEDEGPSTEEDSRSFHGVGVCKWFNVRMGFGFLSMTNREGVLLDEPVDVFVHQSKLHMEGFRSLKEGEAVEFTFKKSSKGLESQRVTGPDGIHCVGSERRPKGKKVQKRRLKGDRCYNCGGLDHHAKECKLPPQPKKCHFCQSIDHMVANCPIKAQQSSPGSQGKPSSLKGDEEEHSLSAPPPETSD from the exons ATGGCAGAAG GAGTGTGTAAGACCGAGGAGGATGAGGGACCGAGCACCGAGGAGGATTCACGGTCTTTCCACGGGGTCGGCGTGTGTAAATGGTTCAATGTCCGCATGGGCTTCGGGTTCCTGTCCATGACCAACCGTGAGGGAGTGCTACTGGACGAACCGGTTGATGTATTTGTCCATCAG AGCAAGTTGCACATGGAGGGCTTCCGTAGCCTAAAGGAAGGTGAGGCAGTTGAGTTTACCTTCAAGAAGTCATCAAAGGGCCTGGAGTCGCAGAGAGTTACCGGACCAGACGGCATCCACTGTGTGGGCAGTGAAAGGAGACCCAAAGGCAAGAAGGTCCAGAAGCGACGTTTGAAGGGAGATAG GTGCTACAACTGCGGAGGCCTGGACCACCATGCTAAAGAGTGCAAGCTACCACCCCAGCCCAAGAAGTGCCATTTCTGCCAGAGCATCGACCACATGGTTGCCAACTGCCCAATCAAAGCACAACAGTCCTCACCGGGTTCTCAGGGAAAACCGTCCTCCTTGAAAGGTGACGAGGAGGAGCACAGCCTTTCGGCCCCGCCACCCGAGACCTCCGATTAA
- the lin28aa gene encoding protein lin-28 homolog A isoform X1, producing MGSVSNQEFPGVCKTEEDEGPSTEEDSRSFHGVGVCKWFNVRMGFGFLSMTNREGVLLDEPVDVFVHQSKLHMEGFRSLKEGEAVEFTFKKSSKGLESQRVTGPDGIHCVGSERRPKGKKVQKRRLKGDRCYNCGGLDHHAKECKLPPQPKKCHFCQSIDHMVANCPIKAQQSSPGSQGKPSSLKGDEEEHSLSAPPPETSD from the exons ATGGGCTCCGTTTCTAACCAGGAATTCCCAG GAGTGTGTAAGACCGAGGAGGATGAGGGACCGAGCACCGAGGAGGATTCACGGTCTTTCCACGGGGTCGGCGTGTGTAAATGGTTCAATGTCCGCATGGGCTTCGGGTTCCTGTCCATGACCAACCGTGAGGGAGTGCTACTGGACGAACCGGTTGATGTATTTGTCCATCAG AGCAAGTTGCACATGGAGGGCTTCCGTAGCCTAAAGGAAGGTGAGGCAGTTGAGTTTACCTTCAAGAAGTCATCAAAGGGCCTGGAGTCGCAGAGAGTTACCGGACCAGACGGCATCCACTGTGTGGGCAGTGAAAGGAGACCCAAAGGCAAGAAGGTCCAGAAGCGACGTTTGAAGGGAGATAG GTGCTACAACTGCGGAGGCCTGGACCACCATGCTAAAGAGTGCAAGCTACCACCCCAGCCCAAGAAGTGCCATTTCTGCCAGAGCATCGACCACATGGTTGCCAACTGCCCAATCAAAGCACAACAGTCCTCACCGGGTTCTCAGGGAAAACCGTCCTCCTTGAAAGGTGACGAGGAGGAGCACAGCCTTTCGGCCCCGCCACCCGAGACCTCCGATTAA
- the LOC120561982 gene encoding glycoprotein endo-alpha-1,2-mannosidase-like protein, which produces MARLRRKACIALFLFTLFIFGTMMGLRTLKPSDGFSDLAPGLELLPMIAGKMDRRSVSRDATASPGQAHPVGSNTKAVLSNSGPEGTIFYDVHIFYYTWYGNPHMDGKYIHWDHILVPHWDPKIASSYPRGRHMPPEDIGSSFYPELNPYSSRNPDVLESHMEQIGASAAGVLVLSWYPPGLADDNGEPTEDLVPAVLDAAYRHNLKVAFHIQPYRGRNDQSVHDNIKYIIDRYGDHGAFYKFTSTTGKSLPLFYIYDSYLTPPESWSEFLTPTGSHSVRGSAYDSIFIALIVEERHKHDILAGGFDGMYTYFASNGFSFGSSHQNWKAIKAFCDGNNLLFIPSVGPGYIDTSIRPWNNHNMRNRVNGRYYETALQAALNVRPDVVTITSFNEWHEGTQIERAMPKKTVTRVYLDYQPHGPDHYLELTRRWAEQFNKEKEQWLM; this is translated from the exons ATGGCTAGACTACGGAGGAAAGCTTGCATAGCCCTGTTTCTCTTCACACTATTCATCTTTGGGACCATGATGGGACTGAGGACCCTAAAGCCCAGCGACGGCTTCTCGGATCTGGCTCCGGGTTTGGAGCTCCTGCCGATGATAGCAGGGAAGATGGACCGGCGCTCCGTGTCCCGTGACGCCACCGCGTCCCCGGGTCAAGCCCATCCGGTTGGCAGCAACACCAAAGCAGTTTTGTCCAACTCTGGCCCCGAGGGGACAATATTTTATGATGTTCATATTTTTTACTACACCTGGTACGGCAACCCACATATGGACGGCAAATACATTCATTGGGACCACATCCTTGTTCCACACTGGGACCCCAAAATCGCATCCAGCTACCCGAGAGGGAGACACATGCCGCCCGAGGACATCGGCTCCAGTTTCTACCCCGAACTTAATCCGTACAGCTCGAGGAACCCGGACGTGTTGGAGTCCCACATGGAGCAGATCGGGGCATCTGCAGCAG GGGTTCTGGTCCTGTCGTGGTATCCTCCCGGCTTGGCTGACGACAATGGTGAACCCACTGAGGATTTGGTACCAGCTGTACTGGATGCTGCATACAGACACAACCTCAAG GTTGCATTTCACATCCAACCATACAGAGGACGAAACGACCAGAGTGTGCATGACAACATCAAGTACATCATTGACAG GTACGGTGACCATGGAGCCTTCTACAAGTTTACTTCCACCACAGGGAAAAGTCTTCCCCTATTCTACATCTATGACTCCTACCTGACTCCTCCTGAGTCCTGGTCTGAATTCTTGACTCCCACGGGCTCCCACAGCGTGCGCGGCTCAGCCTATGACTCCATCTTCATTGCCCTGATTGTGGAGGAGCGTCACAAGCATGACATCCTCGCAGGTGGCTTTGATGGCATGTACACTTACTTTGCTTCCAACGGTTTCTCCTTCGGCTCCTCTCACCAGAACTGGAAGGCCATCAAAGCTTTTTGTGACGGTAACAATCTCCTCTTCATCCCCAGCGTTGGACCTGGTTATATCGACACCAGCATCCGGCCGTGGAACAACCACAACATGCGCAACAGGGTGAACGGTCGTTACTATGAGACGGCCCTGCAGGCGGCGCTGAATGTGAGGCCAGACGTTGTCACTATTACATCTTTTAATGAGTGGCACGAGGGGACACAGATAGAGAGGGCCATGCCCAAAAAAACTGTGACCCGTGTGTACTTGGACTACCAGCCACATGGACCCGATCACTACCTGGAGTTGACCCGCCGCTGGGCGGAGCAGTTCAACAAAGAGAAGGAGCAGTGGCTCATGTGA